DNA from Comamonas serinivorans:
CCCGTGAACGCGTGCACGCCCGTGATCTGGAACGGCGGCCCGAATTCGCGCAGCACGTCGTCCCGCGTCCAGCGATCAACCTGGATGCGTCCGAAGGCGGCCTCGTCCATCGCCTGCGTCACGGCCAGCACCTGGCCACTGGCGTTCAGGTCGACGTTGTACACGCGTTGACCTGCAGGCTGAGCGGAGTATTGCAGCCTCTCCGTCGCACCTCCATCGGCATTCAGCCGATACTGGGCAGTTGGCGTACCGAGGCGTTCCAGCACGGTGGCCCGGTCGCTGCCCAGCGGCAGGCGCGCCGGATCGCTGGCACAGCCCAGCAGCAAGCCCGCCACCAGGGCCAGCCCCAAAGCGGTCGCCCCTCGCCGGGCGCTGCGCGCCGAGGGCACGACGGCGGCGGAGCGCGGCAGACGCGCCCCCGCCGCAGGAGGGTTCAAAGCCGGGGCTGCGCTGGGCATGTCAGGCCACCTTCTGGTCTTGCCGATCGTGCTTTTGCTGCTTGAGCAGCTTGGTCTTGATGCGGCCTTGCTTGAACGAGGACAGGTATTCCACGAAGACCTTGCCCATGAGGTGATCCATCTCGTGCTGCAGGCACACGGCCAGCAGGCCATCGGCCTCGATCTCGAACGGCTGGCCCTGGGCGTTCTGCGCCACGACCTTGACGGCCACGGCCCGCTCCACGCCGTCGTAGATGCCCGGCACGGAGAGGCAGCCCTCCTCGCCCTTCACGCGCTCGGGGCTGGCCCAGAG
Protein-coding regions in this window:
- the def gene encoding peptide deformylase, with protein sequence MAVLPILRYPDPRLHTVAREVTVFDAALQRQIDDMFETMYDAKGIGLAATQVDFHQRLVVIDVSESRDQPLVVINPRILWASPERVKGEEGCLSVPGIYDGVERAVAVKVVAQNAQGQPFEIEADGLLAVCLQHEMDHLMGKVFVEYLSSFKQGRIKTKLLKQQKHDRQDQKVA